The Acidobacteriota bacterium DNA segment GGCCTGACTAGCACTCTACGCCGTTCTACGGCGCAGACTCCTAGCTAGCGCGGAAACGCCGTCCCGGGTTCCGTTCCGGCGATGAACGCTTCCTCGATGGGGCGGAACGTTCCCGGTCCGGCGGGCTCGCCGGTTTCCGGATTCACCGAGACGAAGACGATGTTCGTCGGCGGATCGAACTGGGGCTGTACGTCGCGGTCGCCGACGTAGGCCCTCATGAAGTCCATCCAGATGGGCAGCGCCACGCGGGCGCCTTCCTCCCGGTTGCCGATCGTCTTCTTCTGGTCGTGCCCCACCCAGACGCCGAGCGTGATGTCCGGATCGAATCCCACGAACCAGGCGTCGGTGAAATCGTCCACGGTTCCGGTCTTGCCGCCGACCGGCCAGTTCAGGCGCAGCGCCCGGCGGCCGGTCCCCCGCTGCACGACGCCGCGCATGAGGCTGGCCATGATGTAGGCGGTGTCGGGCCGCAGCGCGTCGCGCGACTGCGGGCGGTGCTCCTCCAACAGGTCCCCGTTGCGATCGAGCACCCGTTCGATCAGGAACGGCAGCATGCGTCTGCCCTGATTGGGAAACACCGAGTAGGCGCTGGTCACCTCCATCAGCGTCGCCTCGGCCGAGCCGAGGGCGACGGACAGATAGGGCGGGATAGGAGAGCTGAAGCCGACGCGGCGCGCGAAGTCTACGACCACCTCGGGCCCGACCTCGTTCATGAGCCAGACGGCCGGCACGTTGCGCGAGGTTTCGAGAGCGTAGCGAAGGGTGACCGGTCCCTTGAACTCGTAGTCGTAGTTGCTCGGACGGTACCGCGGCTGACCCGGACCCACCTCGAAGCTGACCGGCTCGTCCCGCAGGATGCTGGTCGTCGTGTGGCCCTGGTCGACGGCGGCGGCGTACAGGACGCCCTTGAACAGGGAGCCGAGCTGCCGGAACGCCTGCGTGGCGCGGTTGAACCGGCTGCGTTCGAAGTCGTATCCGCCCACCATGGCGAGCACGTGGCCGGTCCGGTTGTCGATCGCGACCAGCGCCCCTTCGACCTCGGGTTCCTGGTCGAGCGTGGCGGTTCCGCGTCCGCCACCCTGCGGCAGGCTCGTCAGCGTTACGTCGATCAGGTCGCCCGCCTCCACGAGCTCGTCCGGGGCAGACTTCCGCGTCCAGGCGAAGCCGTCCGCATCGATCTCCGCGGCGTGCGGCCCGACCCGCACCTGAATCGTGTCCGCGGTCGTTCCCGTAACCACCGCCGGCACCAT contains these protein-coding regions:
- a CDS encoding PBP1A family penicillin-binding protein, whose translation is MILAVSCQVYAVSPGRVRIIPRPCYIRFVPRGINEENRVAPAPNRYVRQAVILSLFAGAALFGIVTGVLLAYSPDLPEIEALDDYAPDTITRVYARGGELIGEFATERRDIIGYDDIPEVLRNAIIAAEDASFFDHQGISIPAGIRTVIQNVAAGDLTAAGASTLTMQLARNIEVAGESLGLRKAWERKAWEVYYTFLIEKRYTKREILALYANQIWLGTARHAAHGVEAASQLYFGKSAGDLELGEAAMIAGILQSPARWSPLVNMERATERRNYALGRMAAEGYITEAVAAAEIAKPIVLAPRSRRANTIAPYFLEEIRQHLEAGYGAQRLYEDGLVVRSTLDIDLQRAANKAVSDGLRVVDKRHGFRGARRNVLRGEDAVESMDAFEHFRWRLPIAEGDMVPAVVTGTTADTIQVRVGPHAAEIDADGFAWTRKSAPDELVEAGDLIDVTLTSLPQGGGRGTATLDQEPEVEGALVAIDNRTGHVLAMVGGYDFERSRFNRATQAFRQLGSLFKGVLYAAAVDQGHTTTSILRDEPVSFEVGPGQPRYRPSNYDYEFKGPVTLRYALETSRNVPAVWLMNEVGPEVVVDFARRVGFSSPIPPYLSVALGSAEATLMEVTSAYSVFPNQGRRMLPFLIERVLDRNGDLLEEHRPQSRDALRPDTAYIMASLMRGVVQRGTGRRALRLNWPVGGKTGTVDDFTDAWFVGFDPDITLGVWVGHDQKKTIGNREEGARVALPIWMDFMRAYVGDRDVQPQFDPPTNIVFVSVNPETGEPAGPGTFRPIEEAFIAGTEPGTAFPR